In Nymphaea colorata isolate Beijing-Zhang1983 chromosome 3, ASM883128v2, whole genome shotgun sequence, a genomic segment contains:
- the LOC116250340 gene encoding uncharacterized mitochondrial protein AtMg00810-like, with amino-acid sequence MGCAFSIKDLGHLHYFLGVEAQFTPQGLFLSQRQYMQDLLKQSNMVDVKPLPSPLAVGEKLSKFDGTPLLDPTPYRQIVGALQYATLSRPDLAYATNKVCQFMQAPTTVHWAAVKHILRYIKHTLHLGFLIRPSSHLSLTAYSDTDWAGNPDDRRSTTGFAIFLGDSLVSWSAKKQNTVARSSTEAEYRALASTAAEVLSI; translated from the coding sequence ATGGGGTGTGCATTCTCAATAAAAGATCTTGGGCATCTACATTATTTTCTTGGAGTTGAAGCACAGTTTACACCTCAAggactctttctttctcaacgCCAGTATATGCAAGATCTTCTCAAGCAAAGCAACATGGTTGATGTCAAGCCCCTTCCTTCGCCTTTAGCTGTTGGCGAAAAGTTATCTAAATTTGATGGCACGCCGCTACTTGATCCTACTCCATATCGCCAAATTGTTGGTGCTCTCCAGTATGCTACCCTTAGCAGACCCGATCTTGCTTATGCTACCAACAAGGTCTGTCAGTTTATGCAAGCTCCTACCACTGTTCATTGGGCTGCCGTCAAACACATACTTCGCTACATTAAGCACACTCTTCATCTTGGGTTTCTTATTCGGCCGTCTTCGCACCTTTCTCTTACAGCATATTCTGATACCGATTGGGCTGGCAATCCTGATGATCGAAGATCTACTACCGGCTTTGCCATCTTTCTTGGAGATTCCTTGGTTTCGTGGTCTGCAAAGAAGCAAAATACTGTTGCTCGCTCCAgtactgaggcagaatatagggcattGGCCTCCACTGCCGCCGAAGTTCTCTccatataa
- the LOC116251228 gene encoding BTB/POZ domain-containing protein At1g55760, translated as MSESTYRVETTARLAQWKIDNLAGSPYRKSDPFRIGRWNWFISIERSRALHIRLFPDIGKLSREPAPIASFVIRLLCSNGNRRTLVYPEISDKLLQSSEDFVWPLDISFAGKFIIDVEFLDLKIIPPEGGDPCSIWSFKETAQNRSTTAALSSLGRMLSEQIHTDVTIDASNGSIGAHRAILASRSPVFHSMFAYNLKEKELSTIKISDMTIDVCEAFLGYLYGAAQIEDFMAHRSALLRVADKYDVSDLKELCEESLLEDIDTKNVLDRLQDAYMYQLPRLKRSCIAYLVNFGKILDIRDDLNVFLQSADRELIGEIFQEVLDTWKGF; from the exons ATGAGCGAGAGCACGTATCGTGTCGAGACCACAGCACGCCTCGCACAGTGGAAGATCGACAACCTAGCGGGTTCCCCTTACAGGAAATCGGATCCCTTCAGGATTGGTAGGTGGAACTG gTTCATATCGATAGAGAGGAGCAGGGCGTTACATATACGGCTATTTCCGGATATTGGGAAGCTGTCCAGAGAACCGGCACCAATCGCATCGTTTGTAATTCGGCTCCTGTGTTCTAACGGCAATCGTAGGACTCTTGTTTATCCCG aAATCAGTGACAAGTTGCTACAGAGCAGTGAAGATTTCGTGTGGCCGCTAGATATCTCGTTTGCTGGGAAATTCATAATTGACGTAGAGTTTCTGGATTTGAAGATTATACCTCCTGAA GGTGGTGACCCATGCTCAATCTGGTCTTTCAAAGAAACAGCACAAAACAGATCAACAACAGCTGCCTTGTCCAGCCTAGGACGAATGTTGTCTGAACAGATACACACTGATGTCACCATTGATGCTTCTAATGGAAGTATTGGAGCTCATCGAGCCATTTTAGCCAGCAGATCACCAGTTTTCCACAGCATGTTTGCTTACAACCTTAAAGAAAAAGAGCTGTCGACCATTAAGATCAGTGACATGACTATTGATGTTTGTGAAGCCTTTCTGGGTTACCTATATGGAGCTGCTCAAATTGAAGATTTTATGGCACATAGATCTGCTTTGCTCCGTGTTGCGGATAAGTATGATGTCTCTGATCTGAAAGAACTGTGTGAGGAGAGCCTTCTTGAAGATATTGACACTAAAAATGTACTTGACAGGCTTCAAGATGCCTATATGTATCAATTGCCAAGGCTTAAAAGAAGCTGCATTGCTTACCTGGTTAACTTTGGCAAAATATTGGATATCCGTGATGATCTCAATGTTTTCCTGCAAAGTGCTGACAGGGAGCTGATCGGTGAGATATTCCAGGAAGTTCTGGACACATGGAAAGGCTTCTAA